In Balneola sp., a single genomic region encodes these proteins:
- a CDS encoding DNA-binding response regulator, which translates to MDIRIGIVEDQLKVAERLKTRLSFYDHLQIVMHATNARESMDMLNRLPDSMRPQIILMDIEMPGKSGIEATREIKAAYPEIDILIQTVFEEEDKIFQSIHAGASGYLLKDDPIQKYVDAMEELMDGGAALSPKIASKLMMYVQNVQESKSKKKEEVQAEFSLTDREMDILEGIVDDLTAELLADRLFISPHTVRVHIKSIYKKLHVHSRASAVRFAITKGLFS; encoded by the coding sequence ATGGATATACGAATAGGAATAGTTGAAGATCAGTTAAAAGTAGCCGAGCGGTTAAAAACCCGCTTATCTTTTTATGATCACCTGCAAATTGTGATGCATGCCACCAATGCCCGGGAAAGCATGGACATGCTCAACAGGTTACCCGACAGCATGCGGCCTCAGATCATTTTGATGGACATTGAAATGCCCGGTAAATCTGGCATCGAAGCAACTCGTGAAATCAAAGCTGCTTATCCGGAGATCGATATACTTATTCAAACGGTTTTTGAGGAAGAGGACAAGATATTTCAATCTATCCATGCAGGTGCTTCCGGATATCTACTCAAAGACGATCCGATCCAAAAGTATGTTGATGCCATGGAAGAGCTTATGGACGGCGGAGCAGCTCTATCTCCAAAAATTGCTTCCAAGCTGATGATGTACGTACAGAATGTTCAAGAGAGTAAATCAAAGAAAAAAGAAGAAGTACAAGCAGAGTTCTCCCTCACCGATCGGGAAATGGATATCCTGGAAGGTATTGTAGATGACCTAACTGCCGAACTTCTGGCTGATCGACTTTTTATAAGTCCACACACCGTTAGGGTGCATATAAAGAGTATCTACAAAAAGCTTCATGTTCACTCCCGGGCATCCGCAGTTCGCTTTGCTATTACCAAAGGCTTATTCTCATAA
- a CDS encoding L-lactate dehydrogenase yields the protein MMKNSIGIIGMGWVGASVAISILNRGICKNLLVNDLNMDIAEGEAMDLNHGSSFYPSAKVKPASIEEMVDCDAIVVTAGRGGGENESRLDLLKDNVRIAKDISEKLEGFKGILVIVSNPVDVLTYYYQKFTGLPKEKVIGTGTFLDTSRLRDMVAARMNIDPKSIHAYVVGEHGDSEVVLWSGADIGGKPIRDWPNWESEFENEIAEKVRKAAYEIIKRKGATNHAIGLVTATLLKWILRNERRIVTVSTVQDEAFGLKDVAISLPSLVSSEGVEDIIEITMNDREKEKFQQSAEVLKKAINEVKDS from the coding sequence ATTATGAAAAACTCTATTGGTATCATTGGAATGGGCTGGGTTGGAGCCAGCGTAGCAATTAGTATTTTGAATCGGGGAATCTGTAAAAATTTGCTGGTTAACGACTTGAATATGGATATTGCCGAGGGAGAAGCTATGGACCTTAATCATGGTTCATCTTTTTATCCTAGTGCAAAAGTAAAACCGGCCTCGATTGAAGAGATGGTTGATTGTGACGCCATTGTTGTGACAGCAGGAAGAGGGGGAGGTGAGAATGAATCCCGGCTTGATCTGCTAAAGGACAATGTCCGAATCGCTAAAGACATCTCGGAAAAGTTAGAAGGGTTCAAAGGAATTTTAGTAATTGTGTCAAACCCTGTGGATGTACTTACTTATTATTACCAGAAGTTTACGGGTCTTCCAAAGGAAAAGGTGATTGGCACGGGCACTTTCCTAGATACCTCCCGACTACGTGATATGGTTGCAGCACGGATGAATATAGATCCAAAAAGTATTCATGCATATGTTGTGGGGGAACACGGAGACAGCGAGGTAGTACTATGGTCAGGAGCTGATATTGGAGGAAAACCGATTCGCGACTGGCCGAATTGGGAGTCAGAATTTGAGAACGAAATAGCCGAAAAAGTCCGTAAAGCTGCATACGAAATCATCAAGAGAAAAGGGGCAACTAACCATGCTATCGGTCTGGTAACGGCCACCTTACTTAAATGGATTTTGAGAAATGAGCGCAGAATCGTAACGGTTTCAACCGTTCAGGATGAGGCTTTTGGCCTGAAAGATGTTGCTATCTCTCTACCATCTCTTGTTTCCTCTGAAGGGGTTGAAGACATCATCGAAATAACAATGAATGATAGAGAAAAAGAAAAATTTCAACAATCCGCTGAAGTCTTGAAGAAAGCTATCAACGAAGTGAAAGACTCATAA
- a CDS encoding excinuclease ABC subunit A yields the protein MQHNIVVRGAREHNLKNIDIDIPRNQLVVITGLSGSGKSSLAFDTIYAEGQRRFLESLSAYARQFLGMMERPAVDFIDGLSPVISIDQKTTNRNPRSTVGTVTEIYDFLRLLYARIGVPYSYKTGNEMKKQSADQVVQAVMDMPEGTKAYCLAPVVRGRKGHYRELFEQTIKQGFVQARIDGEFRDLEDDMKLDRYKTHNIEIVVDRFVISEKSEKRIAESIRLALEMADGNVILAIKGEDETKDRLFSQKLFDPESGLAYEDPAPNLFSFNSPYGNCKKCEGLGYTYDVSWDLLVPNKDQSVEDGGIRFLGAPRDIFVFKQLKAIFDTFDADFETPIKDYPQELIDILMNGSGDKKYSVSYDFKDNSVNYKHKFEGLRNTIKDQYQNSKSNKQRDKAKAFMDKITCPKCEGGRLNKEALSYRIDGHNIHDLVQKDIQELRDTLYGINLNERQQIIGNQVLKEIRDRLDFLLNVGLTYLSLDREAQTLSGGEAQRIRLATQIGTQLVGVLYILDEPSIGLHQRDNIKLIKSLETLRDLGNSVIVVEHDRETIEHADFVADMGPGAGVNGGYIVTAGKPDELDPESSTARFLRDEEVIEVPEERRKGNDKSVKVTNARGHNLQHQDLEVPLGKFICVTGVSGSGKSSLINQTLVPILSNYFYKSKTVPLPYDGIEGIDNVDKIISIDQSPIGRTPRSNPGTYTKVFDHIRRLFAELPESKIRGYDQGRFSFNVKGGRCEECNGDGVRKIEMNFLPDVYVTCETCNGKRYNRETLEIYYKGKNISDVLKMPISESAEFFDAQPAISRILGTLNDVGLGYLTLGQSSTTLSGGEAQRIKLARELSKVGTGDTLYVMDEPTTGLHFQDVRMLVNVIQQLVDKGNTVMVIEHNLDLIKAADWVIDMGPEGGRGGGEIIATGTPEEVAEVQKSETGKFLKQEFDRLEKQLA from the coding sequence TTTATGCTGAAGGTCAGCGCCGGTTTCTGGAATCCCTTTCTGCTTATGCACGGCAGTTTCTTGGAATGATGGAACGCCCTGCTGTCGATTTCATTGATGGTCTCTCTCCTGTTATCTCCATCGATCAAAAAACAACCAACCGAAATCCCCGGTCTACGGTAGGTACGGTTACTGAAATCTATGACTTCCTTCGCCTGCTCTATGCACGTATTGGAGTGCCCTATTCTTATAAAACAGGGAATGAGATGAAGAAACAGTCGGCTGATCAGGTAGTACAGGCCGTGATGGATATGCCGGAAGGAACCAAAGCTTATTGTTTAGCTCCTGTAGTACGCGGTAGAAAAGGGCATTATCGTGAACTCTTTGAACAGACTATCAAACAAGGATTTGTACAGGCTCGAATCGACGGCGAGTTTCGGGACCTTGAAGACGATATGAAACTGGATCGATACAAAACGCACAATATTGAAATTGTGGTCGACCGGTTTGTGATTTCTGAGAAAAGTGAAAAACGTATAGCCGAAAGCATCCGCCTTGCTCTTGAAATGGCTGATGGAAATGTGATCCTTGCCATAAAGGGTGAAGATGAAACCAAAGACCGCCTCTTTTCCCAAAAGCTTTTTGATCCCGAAAGTGGACTGGCTTACGAAGATCCCGCTCCAAACTTATTTTCCTTTAACTCACCCTATGGAAACTGCAAAAAATGTGAAGGCCTTGGATATACCTATGATGTAAGTTGGGATTTGCTCGTTCCTAATAAAGACCAAAGCGTTGAAGATGGAGGTATTCGCTTTCTTGGGGCGCCTCGGGATATTTTCGTATTCAAACAGCTCAAAGCTATTTTTGACACTTTTGATGCCGATTTTGAAACACCCATAAAAGATTATCCTCAAGAGCTAATTGATATTCTGATGAACGGGAGCGGCGATAAAAAATATTCCGTCAGCTACGATTTCAAAGACAATTCGGTGAACTATAAGCATAAGTTTGAAGGGCTCCGAAATACTATAAAAGATCAGTATCAAAACAGTAAATCCAACAAACAGCGCGATAAAGCCAAAGCATTCATGGATAAGATTACTTGTCCCAAGTGTGAAGGCGGCCGACTGAATAAGGAAGCTTTATCCTATCGGATTGACGGTCATAATATCCACGATCTTGTTCAGAAAGATATTCAGGAATTGCGGGATACCCTCTATGGCATCAACTTAAATGAGCGCCAGCAGATTATTGGGAATCAGGTTTTAAAGGAAATTCGGGATCGGCTCGATTTCTTACTCAATGTTGGATTAACCTATCTAAGTCTGGATCGTGAAGCGCAAACCCTCAGTGGCGGAGAAGCTCAGCGGATTCGTTTGGCTACCCAGATCGGAACACAGCTTGTTGGAGTGCTCTATATTTTGGATGAACCCAGTATTGGACTTCACCAACGAGATAACATCAAACTGATTAAATCTCTGGAAACGCTCCGCGACCTCGGTAATAGCGTAATTGTTGTAGAACATGATCGTGAGACCATTGAACACGCAGACTTTGTGGCTGACATGGGACCAGGTGCAGGCGTTAATGGCGGCTATATTGTAACTGCCGGCAAACCTGATGAACTCGATCCCGAATCAAGCACCGCCCGATTCTTAAGAGATGAGGAAGTTATTGAGGTACCTGAAGAGCGAAGGAAGGGCAATGACAAATCAGTCAAAGTCACGAATGCCCGAGGTCATAATCTCCAGCATCAGGATTTAGAAGTGCCCCTCGGTAAATTTATTTGTGTGACCGGTGTGAGTGGAAGCGGTAAGAGCTCGCTTATCAACCAAACATTAGTACCTATTCTCTCCAATTATTTCTATAAATCAAAAACTGTTCCTCTTCCCTACGATGGAATTGAGGGCATTGATAATGTAGATAAGATTATTTCCATTGATCAAAGTCCAATTGGCCGAACTCCGCGATCAAATCCCGGTACTTATACCAAGGTTTTTGACCATATTCGCCGACTGTTTGCCGAGTTGCCGGAATCTAAAATCCGGGGGTATGATCAGGGTCGCTTTTCTTTCAATGTGAAGGGTGGCCGTTGTGAAGAATGTAATGGAGATGGCGTCCGAAAAATCGAGATGAATTTTCTCCCTGATGTATATGTGACTTGTGAAACGTGTAACGGAAAGCGATACAACCGCGAAACCCTCGAAATCTATTACAAAGGCAAAAACATTTCTGATGTATTGAAAATGCCGATTAGTGAGTCAGCAGAATTCTTTGATGCACAGCCTGCGATAAGCCGAATTCTGGGCACTTTGAATGATGTAGGATTAGGATACCTCACCTTAGGGCAATCTTCTACTACTCTTTCCGGAGGAGAAGCACAGCGCATTAAACTTGCCCGTGAACTTTCCAAAGTTGGAACCGGAGATACGCTTTATGTGATGGATGAACCTACTACCGGACTTCATTTTCAGGATGTTCGAATGCTGGTTAATGTGATTCAGCAACTCGTTGACAAAGGAAATACCGTGATGGTTATTGAGCATAATCTGGACCTCATCAAAGCAGCCGACTGGGTTATTGATATGGGCCCCGAAGGCGGACGCGGCGGCGGTGAAATTATTGCTACCGGTACACCGGAAGAAGTAGCTGAGGTTCAAAAATCAGAGACCGGTAAGTTTTTAAAGCAAGAGTTTGATCGATTAGAAAAACAATTGGCTTAA
- the secF gene encoding protein translocase subunit SecF: MRWFETPNFDFNGARKIAYIVSAVLFLASVGAILTKGLQYGIDFKGGKEFVLDFENPVSVVDMRSNLSEPLGATPELKLFGSESEILIRTDNEQPINEVQQIITSTVSELYPDNPFLVIKTDVVGPRFAEDLKSGALQAVIYAMVIIFLYILIRFRNWTFSAGAVAALIHDVVIVLGIFTILGDLVPFSLQVDQAIIAAFLTIVGYSLNDTVVVFDRIRENSNVHKGMDFMPMVNKSLNDTLSRTVITSITTLFVVTVLFIFGGEVLKGFSFALLIGIVLGTYSSLFVASSLVVELEARTQKS, from the coding sequence ATGAGATGGTTTGAAACCCCTAATTTTGACTTTAACGGAGCAAGAAAGATTGCCTATATCGTTTCAGCAGTCCTGTTCTTAGCTTCTGTTGGTGCTATTTTAACCAAAGGACTACAGTACGGCATCGACTTCAAAGGCGGAAAAGAATTCGTTCTTGATTTCGAAAACCCCGTAAGTGTTGTTGACATGAGATCGAATCTCTCCGAGCCACTTGGAGCTACTCCAGAACTTAAACTGTTCGGTTCTGAAAGTGAGATCCTCATCCGTACCGACAATGAACAACCTATTAATGAAGTACAGCAAATAATTACCTCAACAGTAAGCGAGTTGTACCCGGATAACCCCTTCCTTGTTATTAAAACTGATGTGGTAGGGCCCCGATTTGCGGAAGATCTCAAGTCCGGTGCTCTCCAGGCTGTTATCTACGCCATGGTGATTATCTTCCTCTACATCCTGATTCGATTCCGTAACTGGACCTTTTCAGCAGGTGCTGTTGCAGCCCTTATCCATGATGTTGTAATTGTACTTGGTATATTTACCATTTTGGGAGATTTGGTTCCATTCAGCCTTCAGGTAGATCAGGCTATTATTGCCGCCTTCCTGACTATTGTGGGTTACTCATTGAACGATACGGTAGTAGTATTTGACCGTATTCGTGAGAACTCCAATGTGCACAAAGGAATGGATTTTATGCCCATGGTAAACAAAAGTCTTAACGACACGCTTAGCCGTACAGTCATAACTTCTATAACTACCTTGTTTGTGGTAACTGTGCTGTTTATTTTCGGCGGTGAAGTGTTGAAAGGCTTTTCTTTTGCACTCTTAATCGGTATTGTACTTGGTACTTACAGTTCGCTATTTGTAGCCAGCTCGTTGGTTGTTGAACTTGAAGCACGTACACAAAAATCTTAA
- the secD gene encoding protein translocase subunit SecD encodes MQGNGFKIGCIVAFLALTLFYLYPTILWSLEQNYMEELSPSEEAQYKEDNQQKLEELRSNILSLGLDLQGGMHVTLEVGVPQLIRELAGEDADELINDVIDVAAERSLENDSDFIDEMVAEFESRDPDARLSRYYRNDAMDITRRSSNEEIATFLKAQRTSALDRAIEIIRTRVDRYGVTEPSIVKQGNNRIVVELPGVEDKERVRSLLKGTARLEFRLAADAQEFRSFVNSVYEYYDNFQSDSDTADTAATNQFNPLEEVLVPAQSPYLVGYATADDTSRVMDLLTADAVSRFMPRSTTMMWSASPLPGQGGEDLYQLIGVRTQIELTGDVIEAATVQFDPATNVPEVSMSMNSEGARKWGRITGANIGKPVAIVLDGYVFSYPNVQTKISNGRSSITGLDGVDEAEDLVNILLSGALPAPLEILEERTVGATLGAESIQAGLNSILFGLGVVAIFMIIYYRTGGGIADIALLLNIVFILGILAAFKATLTLPGIAGIVLTIGMAVDANVLIFDRIREEQRTGKTLKASIEAGYANAMSAIVDANVTTFFVGIILFSFGVGPIKGFAVTLMAGIVASLFSAIVITRVVVDYLTQAKQSAVSFG; translated from the coding sequence ATGCAAGGAAACGGATTTAAAATCGGTTGTATAGTGGCGTTTTTAGCCCTAACACTGTTCTACCTGTACCCAACGATCTTATGGTCTTTAGAGCAAAATTATATGGAAGAACTTAGTCCTTCCGAAGAAGCTCAGTACAAGGAAGACAACCAGCAAAAGCTGGAAGAACTTCGCTCAAACATTCTATCTCTTGGTCTTGACCTTCAGGGTGGTATGCACGTAACGCTTGAAGTTGGCGTACCTCAGCTCATTCGCGAATTAGCGGGTGAAGATGCCGACGAGTTAATTAATGACGTCATTGACGTAGCAGCAGAACGATCACTAGAAAACGATTCAGATTTCATTGATGAGATGGTTGCTGAATTTGAATCACGAGATCCTGATGCCAGACTTAGCCGTTATTACAGAAATGACGCGATGGATATCACTCGCCGTTCTTCAAATGAAGAAATTGCGACTTTCCTCAAAGCACAGCGCACATCTGCACTTGATCGTGCTATAGAAATTATCCGTACCCGTGTTGACCGCTACGGTGTAACTGAGCCTTCTATTGTAAAGCAAGGCAACAACCGAATCGTGGTTGAGCTTCCTGGTGTGGAAGACAAAGAACGTGTACGTAGTCTCCTAAAAGGAACAGCACGTCTTGAATTCCGCCTGGCTGCTGATGCTCAGGAATTTCGTTCTTTTGTAAATTCAGTTTACGAGTATTACGACAATTTCCAATCAGATTCTGACACAGCTGACACGGCCGCAACCAATCAATTCAATCCTTTAGAAGAAGTGTTGGTGCCGGCTCAAAGCCCTTATTTAGTTGGATACGCTACAGCTGACGATACTTCACGCGTGATGGACCTGCTGACTGCTGATGCTGTAAGCCGCTTCATGCCGAGAAGTACAACTATGATGTGGAGCGCAAGCCCACTTCCCGGGCAAGGCGGAGAAGATCTTTACCAGCTTATTGGTGTAAGAACTCAAATCGAGCTAACCGGTGATGTTATTGAAGCAGCCACCGTGCAATTCGATCCTGCCACTAACGTGCCTGAAGTATCAATGAGCATGAATAGTGAAGGTGCCCGAAAATGGGGCAGAATTACAGGTGCTAACATTGGTAAGCCGGTAGCTATTGTATTGGATGGATACGTATTCTCATATCCTAACGTACAAACCAAAATCTCAAACGGTCGTTCTTCCATTACTGGATTAGACGGTGTTGATGAAGCTGAGGATTTGGTTAACATCCTGCTTTCAGGTGCGCTTCCTGCCCCACTCGAAATTCTTGAAGAACGTACGGTAGGTGCAACTTTAGGAGCTGAATCTATCCAGGCCGGTTTAAACTCTATCCTATTTGGATTAGGTGTTGTTGCCATATTCATGATTATCTATTACCGAACCGGTGGTGGAATTGCTGATATCGCACTCCTGCTTAATATCGTTTTCATTCTTGGAATTTTAGCTGCCTTCAAAGCCACGCTAACCCTTCCTGGTATAGCTGGTATTGTATTAACCATTGGTATGGCGGTAGATGCCAACGTGCTAATCTTTGACCGAATTCGTGAAGAACAGCGCACCGGTAAAACGCTTAAGGCCTCAATTGAAGCAGGTTATGCCAATGCTATGAGTGCTATTGTTGATGCCAACGTAACCACCTTCTTTGTGGGTATCATCCTATTCAGTTTTGGAGTAGGTCCTATCAAAGGTTTTGCGGTTACACTGATGGCCGGTATTGTAGCCTCCTTATTTAGCGCTATTGTAATCACACGTGTTGTTGTTGATTACCTAACTCAAGCCAAGCAAAGCGCAGTAAGCTTCGGTTAA